The following are encoded together in the Salvia hispanica cultivar TCC Black 2014 chromosome 6, UniMelb_Shisp_WGS_1.0, whole genome shotgun sequence genome:
- the LOC125192215 gene encoding 8-hydroxyquercetin 8-O-methyltransferase-like: protein MDKIPVIQKRNKSKIKSRKMASSSQDLLDAQAHVWDHILSYINSMALRCAVELRIPDAIHKHGKPITLSRLAEALCINTAKTNGLYRLMRILVHSKFFDRVIISEQEEREEAYSLTRASRLLIRDEPLSLVPFALLGTHPVFIEPFHHMSEWLCDECPSAFFTKNGMDHWEFAAKDEKWNQGFNEAMAADARFTSSILVRDCKHVFEGLKTMVDVAGGTGEVSKVLAGALPWLKCIVLDQPHVVAGMEGSENLRFVSGDMFEFIPPADTVFLKSIMHDWGDEDCTKILGKCKEAITHSKINGGKVIIVDMVVDGEKQAHEATKSYLVFDIFIMANFAGKERTEKEWAELFAAVGFKNYKITHTLGLISLIEVFP, encoded by the exons ATGGACAAAATACCAGTGATACAAAAACGaaacaaatcaaaaataaaatcaagaaagatGGCATCCTCCTCCCAAGATCTTCTCGATGCTCAAGCTCATGTATGGGACCACATTTTGAGCTACATAAACTCCATGGCTCTAAGATGTGCAGTTGAGCTACGCATACCCGACGCCATCCACAAGCACGGCAAACCTATCACACTTTCTCGACTGGCCGAAGCCCTCTGCATCAACACCGCAAAAACCAACGGCCTCTATCGCCTCATGCGAATTCTAGTCCACTCCAAGTTCTTCGACAGGGTCATCATCTCCGAGcaagaggagagagaagaagcTTATTCTCTCACTAGGGCTTCCCGTCTCTTGATAAGAGATGAACCACTGAGCCTTGTGCCTTTTGCACTTCTAGGGACCCACCCAGTCTTCATTGAACCGTTCCATCATATGAGTGAATGGCTTTGCGATGAATGTCCTTCTGCGTTCTTCACCAAAAATGGGATGGATCATTGGGAGTTTGCAGCCAAAGACGAGAAATGGAATCAAGGGTTTAATGAGGCCATGGCTGCTGATGCACGCTTCACTAGCAGCATACTTGTTAGAGACTGCAAGCATGTTTTTGAGGGGTTGAAGACGATGGTGGATGTCGCAGGCGGCACAGGGGAGGTGTCCAAGGTGTTGGCCGGGGCACTTCCCTGGTTAAAATGCATCGTGCTCGACCAGCCACATGTCGTTGCTGGCATGGAAGGCTCAGAGAATTTGAGATTTGTTAGCGGAGACATGTTTGAGTTCATTCCTCCTGCTGACACAGTTTTCCTCAAG TCGATAATGCACGATTGGGGAGACGAAGATTGCACCAAAATATTGGGAAAATGCAAAGAAGCAATAACTCATAGCAAAATCAATGGTGGAAAGGTGATTATTGTGGATATGGTTGTGGATGGAGAAAAGCAAGCTCATGAGGCAACTAAAAGTTATCTCGTCTTCGATATCTTCATAATGGCTAATTTTGCAGGGAAAGAAAGAACTGAGAAAGAATGGGCTGAGCTCTTTGCTGCTGTTGgctttaaaaattataaaatcactCATACTTTAGGATTGATTTCTTTAATTGAGGTGTTTCCCTGA
- the LOC125195369 gene encoding uncharacterized protein LOC125195369, producing MGDVNRRIARGLYERASKSEKKEAREFFEKLNPTRNGKVNVVELLERSVGVGSNENLDLDGDGFLDFEDVLVLFYYSIKREINILRCGRCSKLMFGPSFSCFHCFFKSAHQRFALCRDCYATGKVDHGHPLTSTAESLHLHHRDQALLLKLSDLISAHHPSTSPTKELKELWEKEKKSASPALVALADNYFKSMGPNNELDIKKFSTLTKQQEQFLTPTPHSIPATNYMKNVLEMKLSQHNGAQPTPTAAASTLQTYNSNYRPNPAETSSYGISPLKVATTTFKIVEMALTIGSISSMCIIM from the exons ATGGGCGACGTGAACAGAAGAATTGCAAGAGGGTTGTACGAGAGAGCAAGCAAAAGCGAAAAGAAAGAGGCAAGAGagttttttgaaaaactaaatcCCAcgagaaatggaaaagtaaaTGTGGTAGAATTATTGGAAAGGAGTGTTGGTGTTGGATCAAACGAGAATCTGGATTTGGACGGAGACGGATTCCTCGATTTCGAGGATGTTTTGGTGCTCTTCTACTACTCCATCAAAAGAGAGATCAACATCCTCCGATGTGGCCGCTGTTCCAAACTCATGTTTGGGCCTTCATTTTCCTGCTTCCATTGCTTCTTCAAATCCGCTCATCAAAGGTTCGCCCTTTGCCGTGATTGTTATGCCACGGGGAAGGTGGACCACGGCCACCCCTTGACATCCACGGCCGAATCATTGCATTTGCACCACCGCGACCAAGCTCTTCTGCTTAAGTTGAGCGACCTCATCTCCGCTCATCATCCATCAACATCTCCAACCAAG GAGTTGAAAGAATTGTgggagaaagagaagaagtCAGCCTCTCCGGCACTGGTGGCCTTGGCAGATAACTACTTCAAATCTATGGGACCTAATAATGAGCTCGACATTAAAAAGTTCTCCACTCTCACTAAACAGCAAGAGCAATTCCTCACTCCCACACCACATTCTATCCCTGCAACTAATTATATGAAGAACGTG TTGGAAATGAAACTTAGCCAACACAATGGTGCCCAACCAACACCAACTGCTGCAGCTTCAACTCTTCAGACATATAATTCGAATTATCGTCCAAACCCTGCAGAGACTTCGTCATATGGAATTTCTCCACTG aaagtggCGACTACTACATTCAAAATAGTGGAAATGGCACTCACCATTGGCAGCATCTCCAGCATGTGTATTATCATGTGA
- the LOC125192219 gene encoding 8-hydroxyquercetin 8-O-methyltransferase-like, giving the protein MATSSQDLLEAQAHVWNHIGSYINSMALRSAVELRIPDVIHKHGKPITLSQLADALCINTAKTNGLYRLMRILVHSKFFDKVIISHQEEREEAYSLTRASRLLIRDEPLSLVPLALTLTDPAFIGPFHQMTEWFRDECPSAFFTTNGMDHWEFAAKDERLNKGFNEAMAADARFMGSILVQDCKHVFKGLKTMVDVAGGTGEVSKAVAGAFSGLKCIVLDLPHVVARMEGSENVRFVSGDMFEFIPPADAVLLKWIMHNWMDEDCIKILRKCKEAIAESKINGKKVIIVDMVVDEEKQAHELTETHLLMDVLMLAHYPGKERTEREWAKLFAVAGFKNYKITSTLGVNSIIEVFP; this is encoded by the exons ATGGCAACATCCTCCCAAGATCTTCTTGAAGCTCAAGCTCATGTTTGGAACCACATTGGCAGCTACATAAACTCCATGGCATTAAGATCTGCGGTTGAGCTACGCATACCCGACGTCATCCACAAACACGGCAAACCTATCACACTTTCTCAACTGGCCGATGCCCTCTGCATCAACACCGCAAAAACCAATGGCCTCTATCGCCTCATGCGAATTCTAGTCCACTCCAAGTTCTTCGACAAGGTCATCATCTCCCACCAAGAGGAGCGAGAAGAAGCTTATTCTCTCACTAGAGCTTCCCGTCTCTTGATACGAGACGAACCACTGAGCCTTGTGCCACTTGCACTTACCCTCACCGACCCGGCCTTCATTGGCCCGTTCCATCAAATGACTGAATGGTTTCGAGACGAATGTCCCTCTGCGTTCTTCACCACAAATGGGATGGATCATTGGGAGTTTGCAGCCAAAGATGAGAGATTGAATAAAGGGTTTAATGAGGCCATGGCTGCTGATGCACGCTTCATGGGCAGCATCCTTGTTCAAGACTGCAAGCATGTGTTTAAGGGTTTGAAGACGATGGTGGATGTCGCAGGCGGCACAGGAGAGGTGTCCAAGGCCGTGGCCGGGGCATTTTCAGGGTTAAAATGCATCGTGCTAGACCTGCCACATGTCGTTGCTCGCATGGAAGGCTCGGAGAATGTGAGGTTTGTGAGTGGAGACATGTTTGAGTTCATCCCCCCTGCTGATGCAGTTCTCCTCAAG TGGATAATGCACAACTGGATGGACGAAGATTGCATCAAAATACTGAGAAAATGCAAGGAAGCAATAGCTGAGAGCaaaataaatggtaaaaaggtGATTATTGTGGACATGGTTGTGGATGAGGAGAAGCAAGCTCATGAGTTGACTGAAACTCATCTGCTCATGGACGTGCTCATGTTAGCTCATTATCCAGGAAAAGAAAGAACTGAGAGAGAATGGGCAAAGCTCTTTGCTGTAGCTGgcttcaaaaattataaaatcactTCTACTTTAGGAGTGAACTCTATAATTGAGGTGTTTCCATGA